The region CCGGTAGTCCTGCCGTTGAAGCAACAAATTTCTGAGACAAGTAATGAACAGAACCGATGAACTCCGTACTGCGCGTATCGACAGCCTGGTCACTCCCGCTGAACTCGCGCAACGGCATCCTGTTTCGTCCTCCGTCGCCCGTCATGTGACGGAAGCCCGACGCCGGATAGAAAAAATTTTAAATGGTGAAGATCCGCGTTTGCTGGTGATTGTGGGCCCCTGCTCGATTCACGATCTTGACGCGGCGATGGAGTACGCCACACGTTTACAAGCGCTACGCACGAAGCACCAGGCGCGTCTTGAAATCGTGATGCGTACTTATTTTGAAAAACCGCGTACCGTCGTAGGCTGGAAAGGTCTGATCTCCGACCCAGACCTGAACGGCAGCTACCGCGTCAATCACGGAATTGAACTGGCGCGCAAATTGCTGCTCCAGGTCAACGAACTGGGTGTCCCAACCGCGACCGAATTCCTCGACATGGTCACCGGTCAGTTTATTGCCGATTTGATCAGTTGGGGCGCGATTGGTGCACGCACCACCGAAAGCCAGATCCACCGCGAAATGGCGTCCGCGCTCTCCTGTCCCGTCGGGTTTAAAAACGGGACTGATGGCAATACGCGTATCGCCGTCGATGCGATTCGTGCCTCCCGCGCCAGCCACATGTTCCTCTCTCCGGATAAAACCGGGCAGATGACGATCTATCAAACCAGCGGCAATCCTTACGGGCATATCATCATGCGCGGCGGTAAAAAGCCGAACTATTCTGCGGCAGATATCGCTGCCGCCTGCGATACGCTGCATGAATTCTCCCTGCCAGAGCATCTGGTGGTCGATTTCAGCCACGGCAACTGCCAGAAGCAGCATCGTCGTCAGTTAGAGGTTTGCGATGATGTGTGTCAGCAAATTCGCAATGGTTCGACAGCGATCGCCGGGATTATGGCGGAGAGTTTCTTGCGTGAAGGTACGCAAAAAATCGTCAGTGGTCAGCCGCTGGTTTATGGTCAGTCGATTACCGATCCTTGCCTGAACTGGGAAGATACTGAACTGCTGGTCGAAAAACTTGCCTCTGCGGTGGATAGCCGCTTCTAACCTTTTCACCGGGTGGCATCATGTTACCCGGTGACAATTCCTTGTTTTCTCCCCCGTTTTGCACAAAAAATGTTCCCGTCACAATTTTTTCACAAAAAGGCTTGCTGCAAAATTTTAGTTTGTTGATAATGATTATCATTGTTACATTGATTGCTATTTTTAAACACTATGTCACGTATGGATAACACAACGACAACACCTGCAAAAGAGAATTCACCGCCTGCTGTCGCCCCCACAGAGCGCCGAATTAACAGTAAAAGCCTGCTGGGTAATGAGGGACGCGTGATCATTGAACATGACGGGCAACATTATCTGTTGCGCCAGACACAGGCCGGAAAACTTATTCTGACTAAATAAACAACACATTTCGCCAGCCACCCAGGTCATCCCAGGCAGCCAGCGCTTTCGATTTTCTAATGGAGAGTTGCTATGCCATACCTGCACACGGCATCCTTGCGCCCATCGCTTTTGGCGCTGGCGATCGTAAGTACCCTGCCCGTCGCCGCCTATGCGGCGGCTGAAGATATCACCGTTACCGCAACCGGTAATGCCCGCAGCGCTTTTGAGGCGCCGATGATGGTCAGTGTTATTGATGCCACTGCGCCAGAAAACCAAACTGCAAGCTCGGCGGCCGATCTGTTGCGTAAGGTACCCGGTCTGACCCTTGACGGAACAGGCCGTACCAACGGGCAGGATGTCAATCTACGCGGCTACGACCGTCGCGGCGTTCTGGTGCTGGTTGATGGCGTACGCCAGGGCACAGATACCGGACACCTCAACAGTACTTTCCTTGATCCGGCGCTTATCAAACGCATTGAAGTGGTGCGCGGCCCCTCCGCGTTGCTGTATGGCAGCGGCGCGCTGGGCGGTGTCATCGCGTATGAAACAGCCGATGCCAACGATCTGCTGGAAGCCGGAAAAAACAGCGGCTACCGCGTCTTCGGCACCGCCGCAACAGGCGATCACAGTCTCGGAATGGGGGCCAGCGCATATGGCCGCACCGACTCACTGGACGGACTGCTCGCCTGGTCCAGCCGTGATCGTGGCGATTTACGCCAGAGTAATGGCGCGACGGCACCGAACGACGAATCCATTAACAATATGCTGGCAAAAGGAACCTGGAAACTGGACAACGCTCAGACGCTGGCCGGTTCGCTGCGCTATTACAACAATGCAGCGCAAGAACCGAAGAACCCGCAAACCAGCGAGCCGGATAGCACCAGTAATCCCATGACCGATCGCTCGACGATCCAGCGCGATGCACAACTAAACTATACGCTTGCCCCCGCGGGGAATGACTGGCTGAATGCTGACGCGCAAATCTACTGGTCTGAAGCGCGCATCAACGCACAAAATCCTGATGCAACGGGTGAATTTCGCAAACAGACCACCAAAGGCGGAAAAATTGATAACCGCAGCCGTCTGTTTACTGACACCTTTGCCTCCCATCTGCTGACCTATGGCGGAGAATATTATCGCCAGGAGCAACGTCCAGGCGGTGCAACCACCGGCTTCCCGGAGGCAAAAATTGATTTCAGTTCCGGCTGGTTACAGGATGAGATAACCCTGCGAGACCTGCCGATAACACTGCTGGGCGGGACACGTTATGACACTTATCGCGGCAGCAGTGAAGGTTACGCAGATGTCGATGCGGATAAGTGGTCGTCCCGCGCGGGGATTACCGTTACGCCTGACGACTGGCTGATGCTGTTTGGCTCCTGGGCACAGGCGTTCCGCGCACCGACGATGGGCGAGATGTATAACGATGCGAAACACTTCTCCATCGGTCGTTTTTATACCAACTATTGGGTGCCCAATCCCAATCTGCGCCCGGAAACCAACGAAACGCAGGAATACGGTTTCGGTCTGCGCTTTGACGATCTGATGCTGGCGAACGATGCTCTCGAATTTAAAGCCAGCTATTTTGACACCAAAGCGAAGGATTACATCGCCACCGGCGTCGATTTCGCCGCCGCAACCACCCAGTCTTATAACGTCCCCAATGCCAAAATCTGGGGCTGGGATGTGATGTCCAAATACACCACCGATCTGTTCAGTCTGGACCTGGCCTATAACCGTACGCGCGGCAAAGATACCGACACC is a window of Citrobacter sp. Marseille-Q6884 DNA encoding:
- a CDS encoding TonB-dependent hemoglobin/transferrin/lactoferrin family receptor, with product MPYLHTASLRPSLLALAIVSTLPVAAYAAAEDITVTATGNARSAFEAPMMVSVIDATAPENQTASSAADLLRKVPGLTLDGTGRTNGQDVNLRGYDRRGVLVLVDGVRQGTDTGHLNSTFLDPALIKRIEVVRGPSALLYGSGALGGVIAYETADANDLLEAGKNSGYRVFGTAATGDHSLGMGASAYGRTDSLDGLLAWSSRDRGDLRQSNGATAPNDESINNMLAKGTWKLDNAQTLAGSLRYYNNAAQEPKNPQTSEPDSTSNPMTDRSTIQRDAQLNYTLAPAGNDWLNADAQIYWSEARINAQNPDATGEFRKQTTKGGKIDNRSRLFTDTFASHLLTYGGEYYRQEQRPGGATTGFPEAKIDFSSGWLQDEITLRDLPITLLGGTRYDTYRGSSEGYADVDADKWSSRAGITVTPDDWLMLFGSWAQAFRAPTMGEMYNDAKHFSIGRFYTNYWVPNPNLRPETNETQEYGFGLRFDDLMLANDALEFKASYFDTKAKDYIATGVDFAAATTQSYNVPNAKIWGWDVMSKYTTDLFSLDLAYNRTRGKDTDTGEYISSINPDTVTSKLNVPVAHSGFSVGWIGTFADRSTHISSNYTKQPGYGVNDFYVSYQGQQALKGMTTTLVLGNAFDKEYWSPQGIPQDGRNGKIFVSYQW
- the aroH gene encoding 3-deoxy-7-phosphoheptulonate synthase AroH, translating into MNRTDELRTARIDSLVTPAELAQRHPVSSSVARHVTEARRRIEKILNGEDPRLLVIVGPCSIHDLDAAMEYATRLQALRTKHQARLEIVMRTYFEKPRTVVGWKGLISDPDLNGSYRVNHGIELARKLLLQVNELGVPTATEFLDMVTGQFIADLISWGAIGARTTESQIHREMASALSCPVGFKNGTDGNTRIAVDAIRASRASHMFLSPDKTGQMTIYQTSGNPYGHIIMRGGKKPNYSAADIAAACDTLHEFSLPEHLVVDFSHGNCQKQHRRQLEVCDDVCQQIRNGSTAIAGIMAESFLREGTQKIVSGQPLVYGQSITDPCLNWEDTELLVEKLASAVDSRF
- the hemP gene encoding hemin uptake protein HemP produces the protein MSRMDNTTTTPAKENSPPAVAPTERRINSKSLLGNEGRVIIEHDGQHYLLRQTQAGKLILTK